Genomic segment of Geminocystis herdmanii PCC 6308:
CGCTCAAAAATTATTCTTTAGTCATTCAGAATATGGTAATTTATTACACTTATTTTCTGGGTTTTATGATACCAATATAGGCAATAAAAAAGAAAGTCAATCTTACCAAAATATTGCTAATTCTATGGACTTAAATCCTGATGAAATTATCTTTTTATCCGATGTGGAAGCAGAAGTTAATTCGGCTTTTTCTGTGGGAATGTCCACCGTTTGGGTAATTAGGGATGAAGGTATATTTCAAGAAAAAAAAGATACTAATTCATCTCATCAAATAGTTAATAATTTTAGTTTAATAACTGTACTGTAGATTAAAATTAGTGTTAAATTAGATATAAATTTAATGCAAATAATGCAAAATGATTGTTTATGATTAACCTAAGTCGAGATATTCAATCTCTTTCTACATTTAAGCGTAATACTAATGATTTAATCAGTCAAATTAAAGAAACAGGTAGCCCGATGATTTTAACGGTAAATGGCAAGGCGGAGATAGTGGTACAAGATGCTATCTCTTATCAACAATTATTAGATAAAATCGATCGTCTTGAAACAATGTTAGAGATTCAAAAGGGTTTAGCTGATGTCAAACAAGGCAATACTCAATCTTTAGACAGTTTTATTAAGGAAATGGAAACTAAGCATGACATATCAGGTTAAGTTGACTGCCTATGCTAAGGGTGAAATTGAGTCGGTTTATTTGTGGCATAAAAGATATGATGGTCATTATGCCGATTCATGGTTTCGTGGTTTAATGAATATAATTGGAACTTTGCAAGAAAAGCCTTTTCGTTGTGCTTTAGCAAGGGAAAACGATGATTTTACGGAGGAGATTAGACAGCCAATTTATGGTAAAGGTAGTAATCGTTATCGAATTATTTTTATAGTTGAAGATAATTTCGTTCATATTTTGTCTGTACGTCATGGCAGTAAGTCTTCTGTTATATAAAACTTACTCATAGTTACCTATGACGTTTACTTCTTGCTTCTACCAGTCAAGTCGGCTTGATACTGTCCA
This window contains:
- a CDS encoding type II toxin-antitoxin system RelE/ParE family toxin; translated protein: MTYQVKLTAYAKGEIESVYLWHKRYDGHYADSWFRGLMNIIGTLQEKPFRCALARENDDFTEEIRQPIYGKGSNRYRIIFIVEDNFVHILSVRHGSKSSVI
- a CDS encoding type II toxin-antitoxin system Phd/YefM family antitoxin, with translation MINLSRDIQSLSTFKRNTNDLISQIKETGSPMILTVNGKAEIVVQDAISYQQLLDKIDRLETMLEIQKGLADVKQGNTQSLDSFIKEMETKHDISG